The DNA window GCCTTTACTGTGTCCGATGAAAAGATCAATGTACTCCAGGCACTCTCCATGGCAGGCGATTTAACTATTTATGGCCGCAGAGAAGTGGTTAAAATACTTCGTGAATTACCCGATGGACAGAAGAATATAGTTACGCTCAATTTAAACGATAAAAATCTGATATTCTCACCATACTTCTACTTGCAACAGGGCGATGTGGTCTATGTAGAACCCAATCAGGCAAAAGCCAAAGGTTCAGATGTGGGTAGTGCCACCAGTATACTTATCTCAGTAACTTCAGTTTTGATTGGAGTAGCTTCATTGATTGTTACGATAGCAAAATAATATTTTGTATCTATTTTCGTATAATCGAAGAACTTTAGCCTTCTGTCATCTTAACTATTTAAATCTATAAAAATGATTCCAAAAATCACCAATTGGTATTTCTCTAAGAAAGCACTTCCTTATTGGGGGGTACTTGCTTTGGATTGTCTTATTGTAATGTTCTCTGGATACGTTGCAACGTATCTGGAAGTTGGAGGTTTAGAATTTGCTCAGTCATTCTGGCCAATGACAAACGGCATACTCATCAGCATGGTGCTTTATGTTGTGGCGTTTCGATTATTTCGTACCTACGCCGGTATTATCCGTTATTCATCTTTTATAGACTTGCAGCATGTAGCGTTCGCCACATTTGTAGGATCAATACTTACCTACATAGCCTCTTTTGTACTGGTATCTGTCAATGAAATCAATATGCCGGATCTTTTGGGCATTAGTAGAATATTCTTCGTCTCTACTCTCCTTATGTGGTTGGAGCGTGTTGCTGTGAAACGTATGTTCGATGGCTTCCGTGCAAAGGATGCAACGCCTGTTGCCATCTACGGAACCAAGAATGGTGGTATCAGCATTGCTTATAGCATCATAAACGCGAAGGAAAAGGAATTCCGTTTGGTGGCTTTTATCTCAGATGGTGTGGAAATGAAGAATACTTACTTGCTGGGGAAGAAAGTAATCTTAAATGGCAAGGGTATCGCTGAAGAGTTGAAACAGATGGGTGTAAAAGTGCTCCTCGTTTCTCCGCTAAAAAGTGAGATGTTCCGCAAGAATGCAGCCATGATTGACGAATTTCTTGCTGCAGGTATTAAGATCATGATGCCGTCTGCAGCAGCAGAGGAATGGGATGGTAAGAGTCCTCTGACTACCCAAAACCTTAAGGACGTAGACATTGAAGATCTCCTTCCTCGGGATAAAATTGAGGTGAATATGGATGCAATTGGAGCATTGCTCACCGGTAAGAAGATTTTTATTACGGGTGCTGCCGGTTCCATTGGCAGTGAGATGGTTCGTCAGGTGGCGGTATACAAGCCTGCGAAGATGATTCTCATTGATCAGGCAGAGACTCCTATGCACACGGTACGTCTCATGATGGCTCGTGAGTTTGGTTACATAAAGTGTGAAACCATTGTTTCCAGCATTGCTAATAAGAAACACATGGAGAACATCTTTGCTGCGCATCTGCCGGATTACGTGTTTCATGCTGCTGCCTACAAGCATGTGCCCATGATGGAGAACAATCCTGGCATTGCTGTGCAGAACAATATCTATGGTACACGTATAATTGCAGACCTTGCAGTGAAGTACGGCACCAGGAAGTTCGTGATGATCTCCACCGATAAGGCTGTGAACCCAACCAACGTAATGGGTTGCTCAAAGCGAATCTGCGAGATTTACTGTCAGTCACTCAATAGGGCAATTGTTGAGGGTAAGGTGAAGGGGGCTACTCAGTTTGTAACAACTCGTTTCGGTAATGTATTGGGAAGCAATGGCTCGGTAATTCCGCTGTTCCGTGAGCAGATTAAGAGGGGTGGTCCGCTTACCGTTACTCATCCGGACATCATTCGCTTCTTTATGCTGATCCCTGAGGCTTGTAAGCTGGTGCTGGAGGCAGGCACCATGGGTAAGGGTGGCGAAATCTTTGTTTTCGACATGGGTGATCCGGTAAAGATTGTTGACCTTGCTAAACGCATGATTAGTCTTTGCGGAGCCAAGGATATAGGAATCAAGTTCACCGGACTTCGTGATGGTGAGAAACTCTTCGAGGAGATGCTGAACGATGAAGAGCAGACAAAGCCTACACACCATCCTAAGATTATGGTTGCCAGCGTTCGTGAATACGATTACGAGACAGCATGCCACAACGAAACTCGTTTGCTGGAAGCATCCCGCTCATTCGACGATATGGCTATTGTGAAGATAATGAAAGAAATTGTGCCGGAGTACAAGAGCAAGTGCTCTAGGTATGAGGTGCTGGATAAGACGTTGAATGCGCAACTGATGACTGATATCTTATTAAAAATAAACTCAGCCCATTGAATCTTTTTTTATCGATAATAAGAATAATAAAACATATAATAATGTCTGACGAAAGAAAAACTATATACCTCTGTCTCGCCCACATGAGCGAAGAGGGAATTGAGCAAAAGTATGTTAAGGAAGCATTTGATACCAATTGGGTGGTTCCAATGGGACCTAATGTGAACGCTTTTGAGGAAGACCTTCGTAAATTCGTTACTGGAAATTTTGAAAGTGCTGTTTATCAAGACTCTCGTTGGCCAGAGGCTACAGCTGCAGCATGGAGCTTGAATCCAGCTTTGAAGGACACAAAGGTCGTTTGCCTTTCTGCTGGTACTGCCGCCGTACATTTGGCTCTATTGGCATGTGGTGTAGGTGCTGGCGATGAGGTGATTGTTCAGTCATTCACTTTCTGCGCAAGCTCACACCCTATAACTTATCTCGGTGCAACACCTGTGTTTGTTGATTCAGAGCCTGAAACATGGAATATGGATCCTCAGCTCCTGGAGAAGGCAATCCTTGATCGTAAGGAGAAAACAGGTAAGTATCCTAAAGCTATCGTACCAGTAGCACTCTATGGTATGCCATATAAGATTGATGAGATCATGGCAATTGCGGATAAGTATGGCATTCCTGTAGTCGAAGATGCAGCCGAAGGTATGGGCTCACGTTTCAATGGTCAGGTACTTGGAACTTTTGGTAAGTTTGGTGT is part of the uncultured Bacteroides sp. genome and encodes:
- a CDS encoding nucleoside-diphosphate sugar epimerase/dehydratase, which encodes MIPKITNWYFSKKALPYWGVLALDCLIVMFSGYVATYLEVGGLEFAQSFWPMTNGILISMVLYVVAFRLFRTYAGIIRYSSFIDLQHVAFATFVGSILTYIASFVLVSVNEINMPDLLGISRIFFVSTLLMWLERVAVKRMFDGFRAKDATPVAIYGTKNGGISIAYSIINAKEKEFRLVAFISDGVEMKNTYLLGKKVILNGKGIAEELKQMGVKVLLVSPLKSEMFRKNAAMIDEFLAAGIKIMMPSAAAEEWDGKSPLTTQNLKDVDIEDLLPRDKIEVNMDAIGALLTGKKIFITGAAGSIGSEMVRQVAVYKPAKMILIDQAETPMHTVRLMMAREFGYIKCETIVSSIANKKHMENIFAAHLPDYVFHAAAYKHVPMMENNPGIAVQNNIYGTRIIADLAVKYGTRKFVMISTDKAVNPTNVMGCSKRICEIYCQSLNRAIVEGKVKGATQFVTTRFGNVLGSNGSVIPLFREQIKRGGPLTVTHPDIIRFFMLIPEACKLVLEAGTMGKGGEIFVFDMGDPVKIVDLAKRMISLCGAKDIGIKFTGLRDGEKLFEEMLNDEEQTKPTHHPKIMVASVREYDYETACHNETRLLEASRSFDDMAIVKIMKEIVPEYKSKCSRYEVLDKTLNAQLMTDILLKINSAH